A region from the Triticum aestivum cultivar Chinese Spring chromosome 3D, IWGSC CS RefSeq v2.1, whole genome shotgun sequence genome encodes:
- the LOC123079732 gene encoding 28 kDa ribonucleoprotein, chloroplastic: MPFSTTSHAKHCSMCYCFVCDAPAPCKYWGKGLLNDDHCHATDKETKWKVLRQTFKCKSVPASYPEERPSVVYPTRPSPRHQEYYEEYTPEEYFEPDEEATVCIGNLPYDIDKKDLALLFKDVGIVMFSEIIYDRETGESRGYGFLTMSTAEEAKKAVEMYNRREMDGRPLTVYKTAATRGARTEETPSPHPSRPVSSSFKIYVDNLPWKVSNSNLKQLFSDYGEVVGAKVVYHHGRDAGRPPFGFVTLATRQESENAIWHLNKQVWWGRKLRVQVAREEGTR, translated from the exons ATGCCCTTCAGTACCACTTCTCATGCGAAGCATTGCAGCATG TGCTACTGTTTTGTATGTGATGCTCCAGCTCCATGCAAGTACTGGGGCAAAGGGCTCTTGAATGATGATCATTGCCATGCCACTGACAAGGAAACAAAGTGGAAAGTACTGAGGCAAACATTTAAGTGCAAAAGTGTGCCAGCATCTTATCCAGAGGAACGCCCGAGTGTTGTGTACCCAACAAGGCCATCCCCCAGACATCAGGAATATTACGAGGAGTACACACCAGAGGAGTACTTCGAGCCGGACGAGGAGGCCACGGTGTGCATTGGGAATCTACCGTATGACATTGACAAGAAGGACCTTGCCCTGCTCTTCAAGGATGTCGGCATTGTCATGTTCTCGGAG ATCATTTATGACAGGGAAACAGGCGAGAGCCGTGGATATGGGTTTCTCACCATGAGTACTGCTGAGGAGGCCAAGAAGGCTGTGGAGATGTACAATCGCCGT GAGATGGACGGTAGGCCCCTGACTGTGTACAAGACAGCTGCTACCAGAGGTGCCCGGACAGAAGAAACACCGTCTCCCCATCCCAGTCGACCAGTGTCTTCTTCATTCAAGATCTATGTGGACAATCTTCCCTGGAAAGTGAGCAACTCAAACCTGAAGCAGCTGTTCAGTGACTATGGTGAAGTGGTCGGTGCCAAAGTTGTTTACCACCACGGAAGAGATGCCGGGCGCCCCCCGTTTGGATTCGTCACGTTGGCGACGCGGCAGGAATCGGAGAACGCCATTTGGCACCTCAACAAGCAG GTTTGGTGGGGACGCAAACTGCGAGTGCAAGTCGCAAGAGAGGAAGGGACACGGTGA